CGGCGCAGCCACTTAAGCTGGTTTCATAGCTCGGTCTAGGTGTTGTACGGAGGGGCGGTAACAAGGTGAGCGCGAGCGGCACGGCCGCGGCCGGGCACGTCGAGCACATGCTGCGCCAGGTGACGCCCGGGCGTTACGACGCCTACGAGGCGCTCCTTCGCGCGCTGGCGACCCCGTCGTCCGGCCAGGTCTGGATGCTGCTCTGGCACGGCCAGGCCGGTTCGCCCGACGCTCAGTACGGAAACATGGAGGTGGACGGCTACGGCTACGCGCCCTGCGTCACCTCCGCCCAGGAGCTGTCGGCCAGTGGCTGGAACCGTTCGTACGAGGTGGTCGACGGCCTCGACGTGGCCCGCACCCTCTACCCGGACCACTACGGCCTCTGGCTGAACCCGCACGCGCCGGGCGGCGGCGTCGGCATCCCCTGGCTGGATCTGCGCCGTATCGCCACCGGCCTGGAGCGCCAGCCCTCGGGACCGCTGAGGCTGGGCGAACCGGCCATCGACATCCCGCAGTTCTACGCCCTGCTCACGCAGAACGCGCACCGCACCCCCGCCGTGCGCTCGCTGCGCCGCGCCTGGGTCCAGCCCGCGCTCGGCGCGCCGTACCTGGCGATCGGCCTGGACGTGTACGACACCTCGCCGCCCGCCGTCGACTCGGTGCGCGCGATGATGCAGCAGTCCGTCGTCGCCGTCCCGGACGGGCTGCCCGTGTCGACCGTCGCGATGTCCGACGAGCACGACCCGGTCGCGATGTGGCTGCGCGCCCACGCCCGCCCGTTCTACGACCGTGAGGCCCACGCGGCCCCGGTCCAGGCTCCCACGGCGGGCGGCTACGGCTACCCGCCGGCCCGAGGGACGTACTGAGGGGCGCACGACAGCGAAGCGGGACCCGCCGGTGTGCGAGGTCCCGTTTCTCGTGCGGTGGGACGGCCGGGGGCCCTGTCCGAAACTGATTCTCGCGAGGTCGGAATGCCGAGGAACGGGCCGTCCACACTGTGAGACGGCTGGGCGTGGGCCAGGGATCCCCCCTGGCCCCAACTGCCCCCCGTTCGACTAGCGTTACCCACTGTCCGGATAACGGAACACCTCAAGATGCATCACGTTTACGCATCCATTCACCGTCAAGTCTGGCAACTGATCGCAGAACCGTTGAAGACTCCCGCACCAGGGGTTTGTTCGCCCCTGTGTACGACGGACTGATTCATGCCGCTACAGCGGCGAGCGCGGGCCGGCCACCGCCGGTTGAGAGGGGTCCCTGCCAGATGACGGCACCATTGCACGAGCCGACCGCTGAGGCGGCCCCGAGTGCTGCCGAGGAAGCGGCTGCAGCCAGCGCGGACGCGAAGGCCGTACAGGGACGTTCCCTGGGTCGGATCGCCTGGGAGCGCCTCAAGCGTGACAAGCTCGCCCTGACCGGCGGCATCGTGGTGCTCGCCCTCATCCTGCTCGCGCTGCTCGCCCCGGTGATCACGAACCTGCTCGGCCAGGATCCCGACGCCTACCACGAGAGTCTGATCGACCCGCTCTTCGGTACCCCCAAGGGTTCCCTCGGCGGCATCAGCGGCGACCACCTCCTGGGCGTGGAGCCGGTCAACGGCCGCGACATCTTCGCCCGGACCCTCTACGGCGCCCGGATCTCGCTCCTGGTCGGTTTCCTGTCCGCGGTGGTCGCCGTCGTCCTCGGTACCGTCCTGGGCATCCTGGCCGGCTTCTTCGGCGGCTGGGTCGACTCCCTCATCAGCCGCGTGATGGACGGTCTGCTGGCCTTCCCGCAGCTGCTGTTCACCATCGCCCTGGTCTCCGTCATGCCGAGCAACATGCTGGGCCTGACCGGCTCCAACGTGCGCGTGTTCGTGATGATCCTGGTCATCGGTTTCTTCGGCTGGCCCTACATCGGACGCGTGGTGCGCGGCCAGACCCTCTCGATGCGTGAGCGCGAGTACGTCGAAGCCGCCCGATCGCTGGGCGCCGGGCAGTTCTACATCCTGTTCAAGGAACTGCTGCCGAACCTCGTCGCGCCGATCATCGTGTACACGACGATGATGATCCCGACCAACATCCTCACCGAGGCGGCACTCAGCTTCCTGGGCGTGGGCGTCAAGCCGCCCACGTCCTCCTGGGGGCAGATGCTTTCGAGCGCGATCGACTACTACGAGTCGGACCCCATGTACATGGTGGTCCCCGGTGTGGCGATCTTCATCACCGTTCTTGCCTTCAACCTCTTCGGCGACGGCGTGCGGGACGCGCTGGACCCGAAGGCCTCCCGCTGAACTGCCGTACTCCAAGTTTCCCGTGGCCATAACACGGGGTCTCTCATCAAATTCGGAGGATCCGAGATCGTGACTACCCAACGCACCTCAGGGCGGCGCAAGCAGGCCATGGCCGCTGCCGCGGTGGTCGCCGCGCTGCTGACCACGGCGGCGTGCGGCGGCGGCGACGGCAAGGACGGCGACAAGGGCTCGACGACCGGTGCCGCCGGCTTCGACGCCGCGAACAACAAGGTCGCCCAGGCCTCGCTGGCGAAGAAGGGGGGCACGCTGAGGTTCGGTGGCGCCCAGGACGCCGACTCGTGGGACACCACGCGTGGCTACTACGGCTTCATGTGGAACTTCGCGCGCTACTACAGCCGCCAGCTCGTCACGAACAAGCCGGCGCCGGGCAAGGAAGGCGCCCAGCTGACCCCGGACCTCGCCACCGGGCTCGCCAAGGTCACCGACGGCGGCAAGACCTACACGTACACGCTGCGTGACGGCGCGACGTGGGAGGACGGCAAGCCGATCACCTCCAAGGACATCAAGTACGGCATCGAGCGCGTCTGGGCGCAGGACGTGCTGTCCGGCGGTCCGGTCTACCTGAAGGACGTGCTCGACCCGAAGGGCGAGTACAAGGGCCCCTACAAGGACACGTCCAAGGACAAGCTCGGTCTGAAGGCCATCCAGACGCCGGACGACAAGACCATCGTCTTCAAGCTGCCGCAGGCCAACTCGGACTTCGAGGAGATGCTGGCCCTGGTCTCCGCGTCCCCGGTCCGCCAGGACAAGGACACCAAGTCCAAGTACGGTCTGCACCCGTTCTCCTCCGGCCCGTACAAGTTCGAGTCGTACAGCCCGGGCAAGGACCTGACCCTGGTCCGCAACGACCAG
The Streptomyces sp. CGMCC 4.7035 DNA segment above includes these coding regions:
- a CDS encoding enhanced serine sensitivity protein SseB C-terminal domain-containing protein, encoding MSASGTAAAGHVEHMLRQVTPGRYDAYEALLRALATPSSGQVWMLLWHGQAGSPDAQYGNMEVDGYGYAPCVTSAQELSASGWNRSYEVVDGLDVARTLYPDHYGLWLNPHAPGGGVGIPWLDLRRIATGLERQPSGPLRLGEPAIDIPQFYALLTQNAHRTPAVRSLRRAWVQPALGAPYLAIGLDVYDTSPPAVDSVRAMMQQSVVAVPDGLPVSTVAMSDEHDPVAMWLRAHARPFYDREAHAAPVQAPTAGGYGYPPARGTY
- a CDS encoding ABC transporter permease, translated to MTAPLHEPTAEAAPSAAEEAAAASADAKAVQGRSLGRIAWERLKRDKLALTGGIVVLALILLALLAPVITNLLGQDPDAYHESLIDPLFGTPKGSLGGISGDHLLGVEPVNGRDIFARTLYGARISLLVGFLSAVVAVVLGTVLGILAGFFGGWVDSLISRVMDGLLAFPQLLFTIALVSVMPSNMLGLTGSNVRVFVMILVIGFFGWPYIGRVVRGQTLSMREREYVEAARSLGAGQFYILFKELLPNLVAPIIVYTTMMIPTNILTEAALSFLGVGVKPPTSSWGQMLSSAIDYYESDPMYMVVPGVAIFITVLAFNLFGDGVRDALDPKASR